AGGAGTcagacccagaggaaggaggaacAGCTCTCCTCCTTACACTTCACCCCCTACCTCAAGGTGCTTGGGTAGAAAGAAGAGTCAAAGAGCAGATCATGCCCTCTCCACTCATTTCAGATCCCTCAAGGTCTGACCTGTGATAGGACCAGGATATAGTTTTGAAGTGGATTTGAGATCAGAGTTTTAAACTGAACAGACTAAGTTTTAATAACTAAAAGTAACCAGAAATCTATGAGATCTGTGTAAGAAGCCCTTAAAGGATCAACCATTCAGCAGTAAAAGATTTGGTAGAGCACAGTCAAAGCAgtcattagaaaaaataaaactgcaggTATCTGTACATCAGTCAGTCTCCCCAACAAACTTTTTACATAAGGCAGATCCAGAAAGTTAACTGATAATAGAGATCTCTGTAGGATTAGGGCATTTAATCATACAATGCAAAACCTGGAAGGGGCTTTAGTAAATGATCAGATGAAACCTGCTCATTTGACAAACTGGAAACTGAGGTGCCCAAGTTTTTAACATCCCAAAGACAGAAGTGACATTGGGACAAGAACTCAAATCTCTCAATTCCCAATTAAATTATCTTTCCCCTATGCTACATTACCTCCAAAAGAGTGACACAGTGAAAACAGTTTTAGGGAGATTATCTTAATAGGTCAGATTGGGAAAGCAGAGACTAGAGGTAGGACCAGTTGAGAGGGAATAACAGTAATTAAGGCACGTAAGTTAGGGCAGCTGGACGATTCTTACACGATTGAGAATGGGTAACAACAGCCATCAGATAAAGCTTTCCAACATCTACTGACCCATTTAGTGGTACTCTGAGCTATTAACTGGCAACCAGAAAGAGAATCTTCCTACTCACAaagctgtaagaaaaaaatgtaccttATTACATTGTCTGATGTTAACAGCACTATGTGGGGGTCCAGCATCTCACTCGGATACCAGGCAGCATGCTTTAGAGTCAGAGAGGTAGAACTGGTGAAAAATCTCTCAGCAACGGGAGTGGTGCTAAAATAAAGACAGCAATTTCCCAAAACTGGATGAAAAAGCTTCTAAAGGAAAACCTATCTTAAcactctttgctcttctttccttcaAATTCCTTTCTTATAAATCTTGCTGAGACAGCATTTAAAGCATCTACCAACCAACATCaaagaatcaaaattaaaatattttctaaattgtagAGTATATTATACTGTACTTTACAAGTGATTTTAGATACAGTATCTTACTTGATCCTTTTAGTAACTTTGTAAGGAAACTACAAGGGCAGCTATTATCACTCCTATTGtggaaatgaggaaacagagatttaaaaaggaaacatttttaaggaGGGCCAACCTATGAGTTGTGGAGCTAAAGATGGGTTTCTAccttatattcttttcagatcTTTCAGACTCTCATTTTTCAGGattaattggaaaagaaaaaaatacaaaaataaaacttagttACACTTATGAGAAAACTGTCCGGCTCACAGTTAATAACTGcttttaaaacatcttatttCAACCTACTTGAAAAAACAGCCTGACTTCCAATGAGACAGCAATGTGACAATTTAGGCAGAATAAAAGTACAACCCCACATATACTGTAAACACTGTTATCACGAGAAGCCAGTGTGCAGACCACCTGGAGTATGATGTCTCAATAGAAGCGGCATAAACATACCTTAAGAACCACTGGTCTTAAGCAATTTTTTGCACGTATTACAAAATTATACAGATAAACACTAAATGGAAATACAACTTACCTACAATTCACTGTTGATTTTCCACCTTCAAACTCAGAATTCTTCCCCCACCTTTTAGGTAATTCTAATATCATAAGTCCTTTTATTCCTATAAGTGCTACATGATGTTGTGCTGGACTTAACAAGACTTGATAGATTTCAAACAGGGGTGGATTTATGCAAAGCAATCTCTGAAAATTAAAGCAAACTagttaaaatagttaattttaatgCAAATATATACGGCAGTTACTTGAAAGCACAGTACCACTTTAGTTTTCTATAACTGTAGTTTAATGAAACATTCTGGGTAAGTACTAACACCTCAGCCATTACctgatgaaatattttttaactatttagattggaatattatataaaatgcacCAGGTTTCCCTACTTTGACAAATACTACATATAATTCCCTTTTTACAATCAAACTCCAGACTACCACTTCAGCGTCAAATCTCCACCATTCCCCACTTGTACTTTATACTCCAATCAGATTAACTTGTATTTCTGGGAAATCATCATACTTTGttatgtctctgtgtctctgtacAACTATTCTTCCTGCAAtgccctcatttttcttttttagctggCTAAAACATTCTTGGAGACTCAGTTCCTATGCACTTTCCCCCCAAGAAAATATCCCTGACCTTGTGGCCAGGAACTAATGCATGTTTTCTGTACTCCTATAGCACACCCTAGATAATTCTATAATAGTACTTATCACCCTGCATTCTAATTATCCTTTTACCTGCTCATCCCACACAACTAAGAATTACTTGAGCTCTGTGTCTTTCCTCTCTGTATCTTTGGCATAGTATATGGCATGTTGCTAACTAACTCTCAATATATGTATTAATGACCAGTCAAATGAAGAACTCGTAAGTACTAGTAAATGATAATTACTGTTATAAATAGTACAATAAGATAGAGAATGGCTTCCAGAGCTTCTGCAACTAAAATGCTGCTTTACCGAAGCAGATTTGACATTGAACAGTGATATTTTCAGGGGATTCTGTTAAGCTGTTTGTCTCATatgccctcaaaaaaaaaaaaaaaaaatgtacttctaTTTCTTCTCTCATGAGCATCTcaaattcccattttcttttctttctattttcagtAATAAACCATGAGATTACCAATGTATTGCTTATCCTTACGTATAGAGAATCACCCTAAATCAAAATCTTTTTAGACAAGACTGTTGAATATAATGTGATTTCAATTGTTCCTGATGTCTGTAAGTCTGacgtttctttgtttttgttcttagcTGCCCTTTGCTGATTCTAATCAAACTGTTTTTTCTCCAGTCAGTggttcttcccttcttttcccatCTTCTCAATCTTCTTCCTATTTGATTCTAATGATCTACCTCAAATCAGACCACCTTTCTCCTGTTATGCATACAATCTAATCTAATTACCTAGGTCACCTGTGATAATCACATAATTTATGTGggctttttttggtttggtttgtttttctgtttgatttggtttggtttttaaggTTACTATTCATGTTTTCGTTTCACTGAAAGTTGCAATTCATGCTAAACTGCTTCCTAGTCTATCTCTGACTTTTTGACATTTGGAGGACTGAAGGTCATTCAGACAGTTATCAGTATGTACTAAGGGTCTGTATGTTCCAAGCACACTGAAGTACTGGGGATACAAAACTAAGTAAGGTGGACACAGCCCCTGCCTTGGTGCTTGCACTCcagaaaagaagtcagacaaTAAATTAACAAGTATAAATAATTTAATCATGACTGTGCTAAATTCTGCATAGCAATACAGCGTGCTATTGTTAATACTGTGTGCCGAGCGTCTAACACTTACTCTTATAAGCTGAAATTTTACAGTCAGTAGTTTGTGGGCTTGTGACCTGTTTTCAAAACTGCAAAAACAATGCCAGCACCTTATTCAAATCATTTTTCATCAGCAAGAATCAAACAACGGCACACGACATATGTATGCCATATGTTAGAAGGGGGGCCAAGTTTTCTTACTTTGTAATCTTTAAAAGACGCGAATCGGCTTATTACAAATAAACGCTTCCATAAAGCAATGTTTAACCACAAGAAGTCTGTAGTACTTTCTGATCACACCTACTTTCACATGCTGTTGGCTTCTCAAGAAGCCAGCAAAAATCCCTTTCAACTCTGGAGATGGCCCAATTTTTTGAAAGAGCTAACGGCATTCCTCCTCCATGTCAGGCACGAAGCTCGTTGCTTTCAAATCAACGACCCGACGTAATGCTCTCAACAACCCCAAGAGAAAGTTAGGACTGTCCCTATTATTTTATGAGCGTGACGTCATGACATCGGATTCTCGGGACCAACCTCCTAAAAAGAGCGAGTGCACCCACACTCTTAAGCCTCTTacccctgctttgtttttcttcagagcACCTGCGCCACAGATGTTTTACTGTTACTCCAtggtctctcccttcctcccagacCCCGCAAATTTAAGCATCTGGAGCGCAGGCGTTCCTATAACAGTATCCGGCGCAGTGTCAGAGTCAACGAACATATGCGGAAGGAGTGAAACATGCGTAGAGAGGGTTCAAAAGGTTCTGCGGCCACGCTACAGCGGATGAAAATGACTTTTCCAGTCGCAGCTGGACGCCCCGCAAAAGGACGTCTGCTCACCCTCGCATAGCACCCCTCCCAGCAGACGAAAAACAGCCAGGATGGGAAGGGGACGTAAACGCTACTTCAGATCCCAGCTGAGGGTCATTTTCCAGATCAGCCTGGCCGTACCTGGTACTGGGAGAGGGAGGACTCCTCACCGGCGCCGCTGGGGTCCCGAAGGCGCACGACTAAGAAGGAGCTGCCTTCTCCGTCCCATAAGAAGAGCTCTCCGCCGAGGCCCAAGACCAGGTTTCTCGTCAGCAAGTGCGGCGGCAGGGGCGGCGGCGAAGGCAATGATGAAGAAGCCGGCTTCTCGGCTGAGGCTGGGCTCTGGTTTTTCCGTCCTTCCCGGAGCCGCAAGAACACGGCATGGTCAGGGAGCCAGGCCTGCCACAGCTCACCTTCTCCGGCGGCTCCTTCGGCGGCCGCCATCTTGGCCCAACAGCTCTCGTCAGCCCAGTTGCTCAGCCCGCCGCTGAGGGCAGCCAATTCGCTTCCAGCCGTCCACTGCTTCGGCCAGTCATCGAGCAGGGAGCCCGGAAGCCCGAGCAGGGctaggggaggggcggggcgaaGGTGAGGCCAGCCCATCAGGTAGCGTCATTGCCAAAGCAAAGCCAATCACCAGTCAAGCCTATTCTGAAGCCAAAGGGGGCGGGACGAGAAGTTCAACATGCCAGTGCCTGCTTAGAGAAAGCTTTGGGGTTGCGGGAAGTCTAGTAGCTGGGGGTAAACCGCCTGAGACCTGTGTATCAAATTGCTTATTGGACACCTCCACCTGGATAAACCTAAACATCTAAAACCTTCCCTCAAGACTTACCTCCCTCAATCCAGGTTGGGCAGACCTCACAAATGtcacttctttttgtttgtttttttgcggtacgcgggcctctcactgttgtggcctctcctgtagtggagcacaggctccggacgcacacgctcagcggccatggctcacgggcccagccgctccgcggcatgtgggaccctcccggaccggggcacgaacccgtgtcccctgcatcggcaggcggactctcaaccactgcgccaccagggaagcccataaatgtCACTTCTTTAGTCACCCATTCTGGGATTGCCCAAGCCTGTCTCCGAGTGGGGCCGGCCGGAAGGACAACGCTTCCCAGAATTCCCTACGATCTGGTGCGACCAACACCCAGGAACTACAAGTCCCAGGATTCTGCACGCGCCCCGGGGGCGGGGCCTTCTGGCGGCGACTCCCGCGAAAAGGAGATGGCAGAGGGATCAGGGTCTCGGCGTCGCTCGCTGTATAAACTGGTGGGCTCGCCGCCTTGGAAAGAGGCTTTCAGGCAGGTGAGTGTGGGGTTTGGAAAGCCTTGGCCGGGCTGTCGTCACTCCCCTAGTCCGTCCCGGCAACCGCTCTCCTCCGTGCTTTTCTCTCAGCCCAGCCGGGTGAAGCAGGTGTCCGTGGAGGTGGACCTGGAACCTGAGCCTCTCGCCTGTAGGTCCGGGCCTCGGCCACCGCCCGGCCACTTCCTGGAGTTTCTGTGCCTTTGGGTGTGGCATTGCCCGGGCCGGCCCGggcccaggaagccttccttttGGACTCGGGTTTGCTTTCAGTGTGAAGTGTGATCGCGACCGCACCGCTACATCTCTACGGTGGCACCACCATCACCCGCTGATGTCGGGTTGGTGGACACCAGAGAGGCACCTTGTACACTCACCGCAAGCGAGAGAGACGTTATGTCTATTCCACAGAGGAATAGAATAATTAGACATTATTTCTAATCCCGGAAATTATTCCTCTTCCTATTCCAAACTATTTCTTCTGAGCCTCCGTCACTAAGTCTTAGCAGGGTTGTAGCCTACGGTCAGTTCTGACCTATCCTGAGCTCAGTCTGGTTCCTGTAAGTACTATGGCCTGTCTTTCCAGTAATCTCTGAAGTAGTGGATATATCCCAGGAAAATAATCTGATGCTAGAAATGACTGTCGACAGCAGGATTTCTCAATCCTGGTTCTTGACATTTTGAAGACGATAGTTCTTTGTTTTGGGGTGCTGTTCTAGgattgtagaatgtttagcagcctccctggcctctactTACTAGATGTCAATAATCCTACAGCTagagctgtgacaaccaaaaatgtctccagtcaTTGCCACATGTCCCCTAGGGGACAAGATTGCCTGAAGTTGAGAAACATCGTACAGGATGGCGGCTACCAGCATCATATCGAGAGTAGCAAGAATTAGGAAgcgggacttcctggtggcgcagtggttaagaatccgcttgccactgcaggggacatgggttcaaaccctggtcctggaagatgccacagagcagctaagcccgtggaccacaactactgagcctacgcactagagcccgtgagacacaactactgagcacacgtgccacaattactgaagcccatgtgcctagagcccatgctctgcaaccagagaagccaccacgatgggaagcccatgcaccgcaacgaagagtagcccccgctcaccacaactagagaaagccagtgtgcaccaatgaagacccaatgcagccaaaaataaataaattaaataaataagtttatttaaaaacaaaaacaaaacacaaaaaaaagaattaggaagcaacctaagtgtcctgtTAGCACGGTGGATGCTGCGCTATTATCACCCAACCATTAAGCAAGCTGGCATTAAAGATAGACTATGAAATATGTCAATCTGGAAATACGTGACCCAAGCATTGTAATTTCACCCATCTACACGTGGATAAGGGCTGGAGAGGAAGGTGCCAAAATAACAATAGTTGGGATTAGAGTTGAAATTTTGTGTCTATAAAATTCCTTTAATGTTTTAACAACTTATCTaagaggtgttttttgtttgtttgtttttgactgaATTGCCTTTTCTGCCCCCtcacctctttctccttcttccaagGGATGCCTGGAGAGAATGAGAAACAGCCGGGACAGGCTCCTAAACAAATATCGCCAGGCTGGAGGCAATATGTCAGGAGGAGCGCAGAACACCTTTCTAGTGCAGGAGGTGATGGAAGAAGAGTGGAATGCTTTGCGGTCGGTGGAGAGCCGGCCAGAGGCCTTGGCTCAGGTCAGGCTGGGATATGTGTTTGTAGCACCAAGGATACCAGTGTCCTCTCTCTGCCTATTTCCCCAAGTCCTCTAAACCCATCCACCTTCCAGCCCCCAATCAGGATTCTAACGGCCTCTCACCCAGGTTCTTCTACCTTTAACGTTAGACTCTTCTAGATTAATTAATGGTTCATAAATACCAGGCTGTCGACCTGCTGCATCATTGCATCATAATCACTTctgaaactgaaaagaaagaaatttcactCATTGGCTGCACCCCTGGAGCTTTTGATTCAGTAGGCCTGAGCCAggaatctctctttttaaaaaggtctCCAGGAACTTTCTTGTTCTAATCTCAGGCAGGGTTAGGAACTGGGTGTGGATAGGAGACCATTTACCACGTATCAGGAAGAGCACTGGATTGGAAGTCAGTAGTTCTGGAATTCTGATCCTGGTTTTGCTGTTGACTCTTAACTCTGCCTCTTTGAGCTCTGGTTTTCCCATTTGTAGGATGAAGAAGATAATGTTGTCGGTATTGTGAGGACAGTATAAGAAACATGTGGGAAACTGCTTTGAGAACATCGAGCCTCTCTGTAATAAAGAGGCGTTATTTGGTGCCTTCTATGTGTCCCACATTGTGCCAAATGTCTGAGTTACATAATCACAGTGAGTGCGTACAATAACCCTCTCAGGTGGcttttattcccactttacagaggcCTGAAATGAGGTTGACAGAGGTTAGGAACTTTCTAATGGTCACAGAACTTTAGCAGAGCCATATACCTAGCTGCTACCCTATACCGTCTCCCCCAAATGTGGTACCATTATTTTGTCACTGGCTGGTTTAATCATCTGTTGATGCCTTTCTCAGCGTGGCCACATTACCACATTGTCGGCACATTCTACAGAAGGACTGGGTTGATTTCCTCAGTTAAATCTGTGTTCTTCAAGCCAGCCTCCAAGTGTGAATCACTGTGGGTCTTGTCAGCTTATCATAACTTCAAACCTCTGCTGACCCTACTTTCTCTTGCAGTTGGAGGAGCCGCTGGACCTGGCCGTGCTGGAGGAAATCCAACAGGAGCTGATTGATCAAGGTGAAGTCTAAGAATAGTTCTTCCTGCCTATATCTCTAGCTGCTCTAATGCTGATGCTTTTTTCTGAACAGAATGTTTTTAACTCATTATTTCCATCTTCAGTCGAGTGTCTAGAagtctctgtttttcctctaaGGTCTTGGCTGTCTGTCTTCCCAATAATAATAGTCATTGTTTCCAGACCTTGTGCTCAGACCTCTCCTTCCATGCTATGGTTCTCTCCTTATGATGCCCCTACCAGGTAGCGTGAGACAGAAGAGAGTGAACTCTTGGCCTAGACTGCTAAGATTCACTTCTCAGCTTTACCACTTTAACTTGTGTGGCGCCGGGCAAAGCACTTAATCTCCCtgtgcctgtttcttcatcttcaaaataaGGAAGTAGTAGTGAagaagttaatatatataaagaacttaaaaCAGCATTTGACACATAGCGCTATGCAAACGTTAGTTATTATGATTGGTGTGTTGACTCCAGTTAGACTGTATATTccttgattttaattcttttttttctttttaattgattttctctttACCCTCGCCTGCAAAACCTATCTTAGTGGTGAAACACAGGACTCACTAAATATTTCTCTTGGGGTATATTGGATTTAAAAACCTGCAGTGATAAGAATTTGCTGTGTTCTGCCATACTCAGTCATAAGGAACCCTCTAGAatagaggttggcaaactttctgtgaggggccagatagtaaacattcAGACTATTGCAGCTACTTAGTTCTGCTGTTGTAGTGTGAAAACAGCTATAGCCCACACATAAACCAAATGAGCGTGGCTGTTCCATTACAACTTTACTTAAAAAATGGaaggtgggggacttccctggcggtccagtggttaagacgccatgcttccactgcaggggcacgggttcaatccctggtcgggaaactaagatcctgcatgccctgtGACATggccaaaaatgttttaaaaattaaaaacgttAGGTGGGCTGGAATGGCCTGTGGGCTgtggtttgctgacccctgctccgAAGCCTAGATGGTGAGCTCATCAAGAGCAGGGACCAGCCTTCTTCATCTTTGTACCCCAGGCCTACTAAGTACTAGGGCTTGTTGCATGTTT
Above is a genomic segment from Phocoena sinus isolate mPhoSin1 chromosome 20, mPhoSin1.pri, whole genome shotgun sequence containing:
- the RPAIN gene encoding RPA-interacting protein isoform X2, whose product is MSLLFVCFFAVRGPLTVVASPVVEHRLRTHTLSGHGSRAQPLRGMWDPPGPGHEPVSPASAGGLSTTAPPGKPINVTSLVTHSGIAQACLRVGPAGRTTLPRIPYDLVRPTPRNYKSQDSARAPGAGPSGGDSREKEMAEGSGSRRRSLYKLVGSPPWKEAFRQGCLERMRNSRDRLLNKYRQAGGNMSGGAQNTFLVQELEEPLDLAVLEEIQQELIDQEQSIISEYEKSLQFDEKCLSVMLAEWEANSLVCPVCTKYNLRIASGVVMCQCGLYIPSHSPEVTEQKFRACLEDSVNEHGACCPHMPAFSVTEGTEEKPSLLMSCLACDTWAVIL
- the RPAIN gene encoding RPA-interacting protein isoform X1, which codes for MSLLFVCFFAVRGPLTVVASPVVEHRLRTHTLSGHGSRAQPLRGMWDPPGPGHEPVSPASAGGLSTTAPPGKPINVTSLVTHSGIAQACLRVGPAGRTTLPRIPYDLVRPTPRNYKSQDSARAPGAGPSGGDSREKEMAEGSGSRRRSLYKLVGSPPWKEAFRQGCLERMRNSRDRLLNKYRQAGGNMSGGAQNTFLVQEVMEEEWNALRSVESRPEALAQLEEPLDLAVLEEIQQELIDQEQSIISEYEKSLQFDEKCLSVMLAEWEANSLVCPVCTKYNLRIASGVVMCQCGLYIPSHSPEVTEQKFRACLEDSVNEHGACCPHMPAFSVTEGTEEKPSLLMSCLACDTWAVIL